The sequence GCCGACCCGGCGGTGCGCGTCGTCGTGCTGTCCGGGGAGGGCCGGGGCTTCTGCGCCGGGCTCGACTTCAGTGGTTTCCAGGCCATGGCGGGGGGCGGAGGCGGCGACGAGGGGGCCGACCGGGAGGCC comes from Acidimicrobiales bacterium and encodes:
- a CDS encoding enoyl-CoA hydratase/isomerase family protein, translated to MADRVAVKVSGGVADVRLARPDKLNALDTAMFEALARTGEELAADPAVRVVVLSGEGRGFCAGLDFSGFQAMAGGGGGDEGADREA